The segment ATTAAAGTCCATACAGCTGATGTGCTACGAAGAAATACACAGCTAATCCCAACAAATCATTGGCAGTGGTGATAAACGGCCCAGAAGCAATCGCAGGATTCACGCCGAGCTTATCCAAAATCAACGGCGTAATCGTTCCCATAAAGGACGCCAACAGCACCACACTAAACAAGGCCGTACTTACTGTAGTCGCGATGGTTTGATCTGAAGTCGAAAAGATCACGATTCCAAACACAATGATCGCAAGGATAATTCCATTGACTACCGCTACCAGAAATGTCTTGATGAGTTTCTTGAAGATCGAATCTCTGAACACACTGGAGTTGGCCAGCCCCTGCACCACGATGGTCGAGGATTGAATCCCTACATTGCCTCCTGTGGCAGTAATCAGCGGGATGAAAAATGCCATGACTGGCACCAAGGCAATATCAGCCTCAAACAAACTGATAAATTTGGCCCCCAACAGTCCCCCTACCAAACCAATCACCAACCACGGCAATCGTGCTTTGGATATGATCCACACCGTATCGTCTTCTTCCACATCGGCGGAGATACCAGACATCATTTGTATATCCTCTTCCGCCTGCTCCGTGATGACATCTAGGACGTCATCGATGGTAATTCTTCCCATCAACTTGCCACGTACATTCACGACTGGCAGGGCATCCAAATCGTATTTTTGCATGATCTGCACGACTTCCTCCTCCTCGACAAAAGTCTCTACCATCGCTATATCCGAATCGTATATATCGGCTATTTTGGTATTGTCGTCCGCCAGAATAATTCTTTTGAGCGAAACCTTACCCAACAATTTGTCATGGTCGTCTACGACATAGACGGAGTAGATTTTCTGTACGTTTTCGGCTTGTTTCCTGATTTCCTCGATGCAGCGCTTGATTGTCCAATTGTGATTAGCTTTGATCAATTCCTTGGCCATCAACCCTCCTGCTACATCATCATCGTAGCGGAGTAGATCCAAAAGGTGACCTGCCTTCTCTTCATTTTCAAGCAAAGAAATAACTTCCTCTCGTCTGGATATAGAAAGGAGATTGAGCAGATGAACCCCATCATCTGAATCCAAACAATCAATGTAGCGAGCGATTTCTTCAGAGCTAAATATCGTCAAGAATCTGCCCTGTAGGTCCTCTTCGAGTTCGATCACTACCTCTGCTCCTACCTGTGGAGCCAACAGATCCAATACATACTTGGACTCCTCGGCATCAAACTCTTCGAGCAGTTCGGTAATGTCCACAGGTTTGACACCCTCCAATGAAGATTGGATAAAATCTGCCTCTTGCCCCTCTACCGCTAGGGTGAAACGATCTAGAAATTCTTTGGAAAGCGCGAAATCCATGATTTCAGACATGACTATGGATCATATTGGTTAGTTGAATAAATGCGTCAACGGAGAGCTGCTCGGCTCTCTTGTTGAAGACCTCCTGCTCCGTAACTGACTCAGGCAAATTTAGAGTTTTTAGGGCGTTGCGCAAGGTTTTTCGACGCATTTGGAAGCCTGCTTTCACGACTCTTTTGAATAATTTTTCATCACAACCCAAATCCGTCACTCCGTTTCTCGTGAGCTTAATCACTCCTGAGTGTACTTTAGGCGGTGGCAAGAAAACCTCTGGTGGCACGGTAAACAAATACTCTATGTCATAGTAAGCCTGCAACAGTACACTGAGGATGCCATAATCTTTGTTACCCTCTTGCGATGCGATGCGCTCAGCGACTTCCTTTTGCAACATGCAGACTACCTCATCCACTTTGTCTCTGTTGTCCAGAACCTTGAAAAATATCTGAGAAGAAATATTGTAAGGGAAGTTGCCAATGATGCTAAAATTTTGACCCGCAAACAATGTCTCGAGATCTTGTTTGAGGAAATCCGCAAATAAAATTTCTACTTCCTTGTCTTTGTATTTCTTTTCCAAAAAATCTATGGACTCCTTGTCGAGATCGACCATGACCAAACGATCAATGCGATCATTGTCCACCATAAACTCCGACAAGACACCCGTACCTGGACCTATTTCCAGGACATTGTGATTGTGCGGGGCATCTAGCAAAGCCAAGACAATATTTTCTGCTATTCTCAGATCTTTGAGAAAGTGCTGACCCAATCTTTTTTTCGGCCTTACGTACGCCATAGATTTATTGATTTTTATTTTAAATTGCAGACAAACGCTGGAACCGACATCAAAACCCATCAGTCCAGTAGTAACCACATCAACATGGAGAAAGACATTTCAAGCCAATCAAGAAAACCTGTTATCGGCATTTCTATTGGTGATTTCAATGGCATTGGACCCGAAGTTATTATCAAAGCACTCGGAAACAATAAAATGACCAAATATTTCACCCCTGTCATTTATGGTTCAGCAAAAGTACTTTCATTTTATAGAAAGTCCCTTGATCTCAACACTTTCAATTTCACTCCGATCACGAATATCAAAGATGCCTCTCACAAAAAGGTAAATGTAATGGAGTGCTGGACAGAAGATGTCGAGATCACCCCCGGCATCAGCAACGAAACGGGAGGCAAATATGCCTTCATTGCCCTCGAAAAAGCAACCAACGACCTCAAAGAAGGTCACCTCCAAGCATTAGTCACAGCGCCAATCAATAAGCTCAATATTCAGAATGACCAATTCAAGTTCCCAGGTCACACAGAATACTTGGCTGAGAAGGCTGGTGCAAAAGACAGTCTGATGTTTATGATCTCGGACACGCTCAGAGTCGGAGTCCTCACGGGTCATATCCCGCTCAAGGACGTATCTGCTGCCATCACCAGAGAAAAGCTAGAAGCCAAACTCAAAATGATGGTCGCTTCGCTCAAAAAGGATTTTGGGATTCAAAAGCCTAAAATAGCTGTACTTGGACTCAATCCGCATGCTGGAGAGGAAGGTTTGCTAGGCAGTGAAGAAGTTGAAATCATCAAACCTACGATCGACTCGATGAAGGAAAAAGGTCAAATCATCATGGGACCCTATCCCGCTGATGGTTTTTTTGGCAAAGGACAGCAGCACAAGTTTGACGCAGTACTGGCCATGTACCACGAC is part of the Reichenbachiella agarivorans genome and harbors:
- the mgtE gene encoding magnesium transporter, with the translated sequence MSEIMDFALSKEFLDRFTLAVEGQEADFIQSSLEGVKPVDITELLEEFDAEESKYVLDLLAPQVGAEVVIELEEDLQGRFLTIFSSEEIARYIDCLDSDDGVHLLNLLSISRREEVISLLENEEKAGHLLDLLRYDDDVAGGLMAKELIKANHNWTIKRCIEEIRKQAENVQKIYSVYVVDDHDKLLGKVSLKRIILADDNTKIADIYDSDIAMVETFVEEEEVVQIMQKYDLDALPVVNVRGKLMGRITIDDVLDVITEQAEEDIQMMSGISADVEEDDTVWIISKARLPWLVIGLVGGLLGAKFISLFEADIALVPVMAFFIPLITATGGNVGIQSSTIVVQGLANSSVFRDSIFKKLIKTFLVAVVNGIILAIIVFGIVIFSTSDQTIATTVSTALFSVVLLASFMGTITPLILDKLGVNPAIASGPFITTANDLLGLAVYFFVAHQLYGL
- the rsmA gene encoding 16S rRNA (adenine(1518)-N(6)/adenine(1519)-N(6))-dimethyltransferase RsmA translates to MAYVRPKKRLGQHFLKDLRIAENIVLALLDAPHNHNVLEIGPGTGVLSEFMVDNDRIDRLVMVDLDKESIDFLEKKYKDKEVEILFADFLKQDLETLFAGQNFSIIGNFPYNISSQIFFKVLDNRDKVDEVVCMLQKEVAERIASQEGNKDYGILSVLLQAYYDIEYLFTVPPEVFLPPPKVHSGVIKLTRNGVTDLGCDEKLFKRVVKAGFQMRRKTLRNALKTLNLPESVTEQEVFNKRAEQLSVDAFIQLTNMIHSHV
- the pdxA gene encoding 4-hydroxythreonine-4-phosphate dehydrogenase PdxA yields the protein MEKDISSQSRKPVIGISIGDFNGIGPEVIIKALGNNKMTKYFTPVIYGSAKVLSFYRKSLDLNTFNFTPITNIKDASHKKVNVMECWTEDVEITPGISNETGGKYAFIALEKATNDLKEGHLQALVTAPINKLNIQNDQFKFPGHTEYLAEKAGAKDSLMFMISDTLRVGVLTGHIPLKDVSAAITREKLEAKLKMMVASLKKDFGIQKPKIAVLGLNPHAGEEGLLGSEEVEIIKPTIDSMKEKGQIIMGPYPADGFFGKGQQHKFDAVLAMYHDQGLIPFKSLTFANGVNFTAGLPFVRTSPDHGTAYSLADKNEADESSMRTAIFAALDISNHRLDNQ